Proteins encoded within one genomic window of Prauserella marina:
- the recN gene encoding DNA repair protein RecN: MLAEMRIQGLGVIEDALLELHPGFTVVTGETGAGKTMVVTGLHLLSGGRSEASKVRTGAAKATVEGRFEKITGEQTTRIVTEAGADVEEDDSVIALRSVSADGRSRAHLGGRSVPAGVLAELSEQLLAVHGQNDQLRLLRPAEQRAVIDRFAGEAVTSPLARYRSVREEWLAVAAELRERSTRSRELAQQADLLRHGLTEIEAVEPEPGEDAELTEQVKRLAAVDELREVATAASTAVAGAADTDPDQPGALGLIAEAGRRLAGAEDAALRELEPRLTEAAVLLGDVSGELAGYLESLDADPERLERILARQAELKKLTRKYAADVDGVLAWAEEARQRLSSMDTSDEALATLAARKDELAEGLAKHAAAVSGARKVAAKKLAAEITAELAGLAMGQAEIEVTVRSHPAEQSDPQALRVGAGLVHAGPDGVDDVELLLKAHSGAPALPVHKAASGGELSRVMLAIEVVLAHADTVQTLVFDEVDAGVGGRAAVEIGRRLATLARSHQVLVVTHLPQVAAFADRHLVVDKGTAKGITRSGVTVLAQEERVAELARMLAGLDETETGRAHAEELLTAAENFKASPGTVKKAARATRGAKKKGATGASS, from the coding sequence GTGCTGGCCGAGATGCGAATCCAGGGCCTCGGAGTCATCGAGGACGCCCTGCTCGAACTGCACCCGGGATTCACCGTGGTCACCGGTGAGACGGGGGCGGGAAAAACCATGGTCGTCACCGGCCTTCACCTGCTGTCCGGCGGGCGGTCGGAGGCGTCGAAGGTACGTACCGGCGCCGCGAAGGCGACGGTCGAGGGCAGGTTCGAAAAGATCACCGGTGAGCAGACCACCCGCATCGTCACCGAGGCCGGTGCCGACGTCGAGGAGGACGACAGTGTCATCGCGCTGCGGTCGGTGAGCGCCGACGGCCGGTCGCGCGCACACCTTGGCGGACGGTCGGTACCCGCCGGTGTGCTGGCCGAGTTGTCGGAGCAACTACTCGCCGTTCACGGGCAGAACGACCAGCTCAGGTTGCTGAGACCGGCCGAGCAGCGCGCGGTCATCGACCGGTTCGCCGGCGAGGCCGTGACGAGCCCGCTCGCGCGGTACCGGTCGGTCAGGGAGGAATGGCTCGCCGTCGCGGCTGAGCTGAGGGAGCGCTCGACGCGGTCGAGGGAACTCGCCCAGCAGGCGGACCTGCTGCGGCACGGGCTGACCGAGATCGAGGCGGTCGAGCCCGAACCGGGCGAGGACGCTGAGCTGACCGAACAGGTCAAACGGCTCGCCGCCGTCGACGAACTGCGGGAGGTCGCCACCGCCGCGAGCACCGCCGTCGCGGGAGCCGCCGACACCGATCCCGATCAGCCGGGCGCGCTCGGCCTCATCGCCGAAGCGGGAAGGCGCCTGGCCGGTGCGGAGGACGCGGCGTTGCGGGAGCTGGAACCCCGGCTGACGGAGGCCGCGGTACTGCTCGGCGATGTGAGCGGTGAGCTGGCCGGTTACCTCGAATCGCTCGATGCCGACCCCGAACGGCTCGAACGGATTCTGGCCAGGCAGGCTGAGCTGAAGAAGCTGACCCGCAAGTACGCCGCCGACGTCGACGGGGTGCTCGCGTGGGCGGAGGAGGCACGGCAGCGGCTGTCCTCGATGGACACCTCCGACGAGGCACTGGCGACATTGGCCGCGCGTAAGGACGAACTCGCCGAGGGGCTCGCGAAGCACGCGGCCGCCGTATCAGGGGCGAGAAAGGTGGCCGCGAAAAAGCTGGCCGCCGAGATCACCGCCGAGCTCGCCGGGCTGGCGATGGGACAGGCCGAGATCGAGGTCACCGTGCGCTCCCATCCCGCCGAGCAGAGCGATCCGCAGGCACTGCGGGTGGGCGCCGGGCTCGTGCACGCGGGACCCGACGGGGTCGACGACGTCGAGTTGCTGCTCAAGGCACATTCCGGCGCGCCGGCGTTGCCGGTGCACAAGGCGGCTTCCGGCGGTGAGCTGTCGAGGGTGATGCTCGCCATCGAGGTGGTGCTCGCGCATGCCGACACCGTGCAGACCCTCGTGTTCGACGAGGTCGACGCCGGGGTCGGTGGCAGGGCGGCCGTCGAGATCGGGCGCAGGCTCGCGACGCTGGCTCGCAGTCACCAGGTGCTCGTCGTGACCCATCTTCCTCAGGTGGCGGCGTTCGCCGACCGGCACCTCGTGGTCGACAAGGGCACGGCGAAGGGCATCACCCGCAGCGGCGTCACCGTGCTGGCACAGGAGGAACGGGTCGCCGAACTCGCGCGCATGCTCGCGGGTCTCGACGAGACCGAGACCGGCAGGGCGCACGCCGAAGAACTACTGACGGCAGCGGAGAATTTCAAGGCTTCACCCGGAACGGTGAAGAAGGCGGCGCGCGCGACACGCGGAGCAAAAAAGAAGGGCGCCACCGGCGCAAGCTCTTGA
- a CDS encoding NAD kinase, translated as MTAPAEKREVLLVVHPDRDATRGAARAVAARLGSAGIWLRLLDEEVRRLVETDDGELPCTVVAPADNPAKGVELVLVLGGDGTLLRAAELARPAGVPVLGVNLGRVGFLTEADSDALADTVDRVVEGRYRVEERMTIDVTVTVDGAVVAETWALNEASVEKSSRERILDALIEVDGRPVSSFGCDGVLCSTPTGSTAYAFSAGGPVVWPDVEALLVVPSNAHAMFSRPLVVSRSSVITVEVDPDGSPAVLTCDGLRHVDLEPGTRTQVVAGRVPVLLARLWDGPFTDRLVHKFSLPVKSWRERHARPD; from the coding sequence GTGACTGCACCGGCCGAGAAGAGAGAAGTGCTGCTCGTCGTGCATCCGGACCGGGATGCCACGCGGGGGGCGGCGCGCGCGGTCGCCGCAAGGCTCGGTTCGGCGGGAATCTGGCTGCGGCTGCTCGACGAGGAGGTCCGCAGGCTCGTCGAGACCGACGACGGTGAGCTGCCTTGCACGGTGGTTGCTCCAGCCGACAACCCCGCGAAGGGGGTCGAGCTGGTGCTCGTGCTCGGCGGCGACGGGACCCTGTTGCGCGCGGCGGAACTCGCGAGACCGGCCGGTGTGCCGGTGCTCGGCGTCAACCTCGGCCGCGTCGGGTTTCTCACCGAGGCCGATTCCGACGCGCTCGCCGACACCGTCGACAGGGTCGTCGAAGGCAGGTACCGGGTCGAGGAGCGCATGACCATCGACGTCACGGTGACGGTGGACGGCGCGGTCGTCGCCGAAACCTGGGCGCTCAATGAGGCCAGTGTCGAGAAGAGTTCGCGGGAGCGGATCCTCGACGCCCTCATCGAGGTGGACGGGAGGCCGGTGTCCTCGTTCGGCTGCGACGGGGTGCTGTGCTCGACGCCGACGGGTTCGACGGCCTACGCCTTCTCGGCGGGAGGCCCCGTGGTGTGGCCGGATGTGGAGGCGCTGCTGGTGGTGCCGAGCAACGCGCACGCCATGTTTTCCAGGCCGCTCGTGGTGTCCCGCTCGTCGGTGATCACCGTCGAGGTCGATCCCGACGGCTCGCCCGCAGTGCTGACCTGCGATGGGCTCCGGCATGTCGACCTTGAGCCGGGTACCAGGACACAGGTCGTCGCGGGCCGGGTTCCGGTGCTGCTGGCCAGATTGTGGGACGGGCCGTTCACCGACCGGCTCGTGCACAAGTTCTCCCTGCCGGTGAAGAGCTGGCGGGAGCGGCACGCCAGGCCGGACTGA
- a CDS encoding TlyA family RNA methyltransferase has protein sequence MPRRARLDAELVRRGLARSREHASSLIGEGKVTVRGMVASKPATGVEADAAIVVRDTDDPGWASRGAHKLIGALRAFETEGLSVKGKRCLDAGASTGGFTDVLLREGASTVVAADVGRGLLDWRLRTDDRVVVLDKTNVRNLTPEAIGGQVDVVVADLSFISLRLVLPALAACARRGADLLPMVKPQFEVGKDRLGSGGVVRDPELRANAVLDVLTEAAGLGLRARGVVASPLPGPSGNVEYFAWLVAEEARPVESPGDMRELVDTAVREGPS, from the coding sequence GTGCCACGCAGGGCGCGCCTCGATGCCGAGTTGGTGCGCAGGGGCCTTGCCAGGTCGCGCGAACACGCCAGCTCGCTCATCGGCGAGGGCAAGGTGACCGTGCGGGGAATGGTGGCGAGCAAACCGGCGACCGGTGTCGAGGCCGACGCGGCCATCGTGGTGCGCGACACCGACGACCCCGGCTGGGCGTCGCGGGGCGCGCACAAGCTGATCGGCGCGCTGCGCGCGTTTGAGACCGAAGGGCTTTCGGTGAAGGGAAAGCGCTGTCTCGACGCGGGAGCCTCGACCGGAGGCTTCACCGACGTGTTGCTGCGGGAGGGCGCGAGCACCGTCGTCGCCGCCGATGTGGGGCGAGGACTGCTCGACTGGCGGTTGCGCACCGACGACCGCGTCGTCGTGCTCGACAAGACCAACGTCAGAAACCTGACGCCGGAGGCGATCGGTGGACAGGTCGACGTCGTCGTCGCGGATCTGTCCTTCATCTCGCTGCGGCTGGTGCTTCCGGCGCTCGCCGCGTGCGCGCGGCGAGGAGCCGACCTCTTGCCGATGGTCAAGCCGCAGTTCGAGGTCGGGAAGGACCGGCTCGGCAGTGGGGGCGTCGTGCGGGATCCCGAACTACGGGCCAACGCGGTTCTCGACGTGCTCACCGAGGCCGCCGGTCTCGGTCTGCGGGCAAGGGGCGTCGTCGCCAGCCCGCTGCCGGGCCCCTCTGGCAACGTCGAGTACTTCGCGTGGCTCGTCGCCGAGGAAGCGCGGCCCGTCGAATCGCCTGGTGACATGAGGGAACTGGTCGACACCGCGGTCAGGGAAGGACCATCGTGA
- a CDS encoding HAD-IIA family hydrolase: MTEPSGDVALLERHDAVLLDLDGTVYRGNEPIAGAAEAIEHVRERGTAVRFVTNNASKAPTEVADHLRSVGVAADTEEVSTSSQAAAGILVERLAPGSGVLVVGTGALAAEIDGLGLRAVRKVGAEVADIAAVVQGHSPKTTWVDLAEACVAIRAGALWVACNLDATLPTERGELPGNGAMVAALRAATGAEPVVAGKPRPPLFTTAAESANATSALVVGDRLDTDISGAVAAGLAGLAVLTGVVTPERLLAAGPAERPRYLAADLGALTAKAGDLEIGPRAGWRIDDTGSVLTVSGDSGGKALELLRALCAHAWRTGTTAVKAADDPAAAALSELRLA; encoded by the coding sequence GTGACTGAGCCCTCCGGCGACGTCGCTCTGCTCGAACGGCACGACGCGGTATTGCTCGACCTCGACGGCACGGTGTACCGGGGCAATGAACCCATCGCCGGTGCCGCCGAGGCCATCGAGCACGTCCGCGAACGGGGCACCGCCGTCCGGTTCGTCACCAACAACGCCTCCAAGGCGCCGACCGAGGTCGCTGACCATCTCCGCAGTGTCGGCGTCGCCGCCGACACCGAAGAGGTCAGCACCAGTTCGCAGGCAGCGGCGGGCATTCTCGTCGAACGGCTTGCACCCGGCTCCGGTGTGCTGGTCGTCGGAACGGGAGCGCTGGCGGCGGAAATCGACGGTCTCGGCCTGCGCGCGGTGCGCAAGGTCGGCGCCGAGGTCGCCGACATCGCCGCCGTCGTGCAGGGCCACTCCCCGAAAACCACCTGGGTCGATCTGGCGGAGGCGTGCGTCGCCATCAGGGCGGGTGCCCTGTGGGTCGCCTGCAATCTCGACGCGACCCTGCCCACCGAACGCGGCGAACTTCCCGGCAACGGGGCGATGGTCGCCGCGCTGAGAGCGGCCACCGGAGCCGAACCCGTCGTGGCGGGCAAGCCGAGGCCGCCGCTGTTCACGACCGCGGCGGAATCGGCGAACGCGACCTCAGCGCTGGTGGTCGGAGATCGGCTCGACACCGACATCTCGGGAGCGGTGGCGGCCGGTCTGGCCGGTCTCGCCGTCCTGACCGGTGTGGTGACTCCCGAGCGGCTGCTCGCGGCCGGTCCAGCCGAGCGGCCTCGTTATCTCGCCGCCGACCTCGGCGCGCTCACCGCGAAGGCAGGCGATCTGGAGATCGGTCCTCGCGCGGGCTGGCGGATCGATGACACGGGCTCCGTGCTCACGGTGTCCGGTGACAGCGGAGGGAAAGCGCTGGAACTGCTGCGCGCGCTGTGCGCGCACGCCTGGCGCACCGGAACCACCGCTGTGAAGGCGGCCGACGATCCCGCCGCCGCTGCGCTGAGCGAACTGCGACTCGCCTGA
- a CDS encoding tetratricopeptide repeat protein: MSEYGRRDSGDDGESARPQGRGGGSGRGDTGRGDNKNGRSGRPQGKNDRGGRGRFDRDSRDSRDRDSRDGRDKRQGRGGKSYDNRGGSGYGRDNRGRDGNHRDGGYRGGAGGGNKGRRDGKSFGDNKSFDRGNRRDDRDRDSREGEHRGRDDRSYRDRQGPRDDRWSKGSRDDRPSRDDRYRNDDRFRKDDRSRGSERFRGSGRPGGGDRYQNKDRREDRFRSGDNRGRGDDRFTGDRRDRPQRDDRFRGGERGRRDESPRRDDRRSGDDRFRKDNRSGENRNRDDRSTGSHRGSRPGGDDRFRKNDRDNSASRNDDGSKGYSKEHGSKGYDSKRDDARDNDTRGRDARNDDRRFGGPRSSGPRGEERSDEAVARELLEAPQVPDDIQFSDLDSEVRRELRSLPKELAERIGRHLVAAGTLIDDDPEAALEHARYAKGKASRIPIVREAAGLAAYHAGKWAEALSELRAVRRMTRTDAHVAVIADAERAMGRPERALDIAKETDSATLPKDVAIELRIVAAGARRDLGQLDAAVVALQGADLDPKKPQPWNARLFYAYADNLTAAGRTEEAIRWFLHAADADTEEETDAAHRAAELAGD; the protein is encoded by the coding sequence GTGTCCGAGTACGGTCGGCGAGACTCAGGGGACGACGGCGAGTCCGCTCGACCGCAAGGCCGGGGCGGCGGTAGCGGCCGTGGCGATACCGGGCGCGGTGACAACAAAAACGGCCGTTCGGGGCGCCCTCAGGGCAAGAACGACCGCGGAGGACGCGGCCGGTTCGACCGCGACAGCCGCGACAGCCGGGACCGGGACAGCCGCGACGGCCGCGACAAAAGGCAGGGGCGCGGCGGCAAGTCCTACGACAACCGTGGCGGGAGCGGCTACGGCCGGGACAATCGCGGCAGGGACGGCAACCACAGGGACGGCGGCTACCGAGGTGGCGCCGGCGGCGGCAACAAGGGCCGTCGCGATGGCAAGTCCTTTGGTGACAACAAATCTTTCGACCGCGGCAACCGCCGCGACGATCGCGACCGGGATAGCCGCGAGGGCGAGCACCGAGGGCGCGACGACCGGTCCTACCGTGACCGGCAGGGTCCGCGTGACGACCGGTGGTCCAAGGGAAGCCGGGACGACCGCCCCTCTCGTGACGACCGGTATCGCAACGACGATCGGTTCCGCAAGGACGACCGGTCTCGCGGTAGCGAACGATTCCGCGGTTCGGGGCGGCCGGGCGGCGGCGACCGGTACCAGAACAAGGACCGGCGTGAGGACCGCTTCCGCTCCGGCGACAACCGGGGCCGGGGAGACGACCGGTTTACCGGTGACCGGCGTGACCGGCCGCAACGGGACGACCGGTTCCGGGGTGGGGAACGCGGACGTCGCGACGAGAGCCCCCGTCGCGACGACCGGCGATCGGGCGACGACCGGTTCCGCAAGGACAACCGTTCCGGCGAAAACAGGAATCGTGACGACCGGTCCACTGGTTCGCACAGGGGATCCAGGCCGGGCGGCGACGATCGGTTTCGCAAGAACGACCGGGACAACAGCGCTTCCAGGAACGACGACGGCTCCAAGGGCTACTCCAAGGAGCACGGCTCCAAGGGTTATGACTCCAAGCGCGACGACGCCCGGGACAACGACACCAGGGGCCGGGACGCCAGGAACGACGACCGGCGGTTCGGCGGTCCTCGCTCTTCCGGGCCAAGAGGAGAGGAGCGGTCGGACGAGGCCGTCGCGAGGGAACTGCTCGAAGCGCCGCAGGTGCCCGACGACATCCAGTTCTCCGATCTCGACTCTGAAGTTCGCCGCGAACTGCGCTCCTTGCCGAAGGAACTCGCCGAACGCATCGGAAGGCACCTCGTCGCGGCGGGAACGCTGATCGACGACGACCCGGAAGCGGCATTGGAGCACGCGCGCTACGCGAAGGGAAAGGCATCCCGCATTCCCATCGTGAGGGAAGCCGCGGGACTTGCCGCCTACCACGCCGGTAAGTGGGCAGAGGCGCTGTCCGAGCTGCGCGCGGTGCGGCGGATGACGCGCACCGACGCGCACGTCGCCGTCATCGCCGACGCCGAGCGAGCCATGGGGCGGCCGGAACGCGCGCTCGACATCGCCAAGGAGACCGACTCGGCGACCCTGCCGAAGGACGTCGCGATCGAACTGCGCATCGTCGCGGCTGGGGCGCGAAGGGATCTCGGCCAGCTTGACGCCGCCGTCGTCGCGTTGCAGGGTGCTGACCTCGATCCGAAGAAGCCGCAGCCGTGGAACGCGCGGCTCTTCTATGCCTACGCGGACAACCTGACCGCGGCGGGCCGGACCGAGGAGGCCATCCGCTGGTTCCTCCACGCCGCGGATGCCGACACCGAGGAGGAGACGGACGCGGCCCACCGTGCGGCGGAGCTGGCCGGTGACTGA
- the tyrS gene encoding tyrosine--tRNA ligase: MSEHILDELTWRGLITQSTDLDVLRRDLDSGPIAVYIGFDPTAPSLHAGHLVQMLVLRRFQNAGHRPVLLAGGGTGLIGDPRDVGERTLNSEETVREWAENLRGQLAKFVDFDHESVPPVEVNNLDWLGQMTVPVFLRDVGKHFSVNTMLARETVRRRLDTDGMSYTEFSYMLLQATDYRELFARHGVKLQVGGSDQWGNIVAGVDLVRRVHGAQVHALTTPLVTDSEGRKLGKSTGGGNVWLDATMTSPYAWYQYFLNVPDADVVKYLKLMTFLGRDEIDELERETTERPSARLAQRKLAQELTDLVHGPDQTRQVVAASKALFGRGELAELDRSTLDAVMAEVPSGEVALSSEPSIVDLLIAGGLVDSKGAARRIVKEGGAYVNNTKITDEDWRPTAADALPGHWLVVRRGKRNLAGVLLRG, encoded by the coding sequence GTGAGCGAGCACATTCTTGACGAGCTGACCTGGCGAGGACTGATCACCCAGTCCACCGACCTCGACGTCCTGCGTCGTGACCTGGACTCCGGTCCCATCGCGGTCTACATCGGATTCGATCCGACCGCGCCGAGCCTGCACGCGGGTCACCTCGTCCAGATGCTCGTGCTGCGGCGGTTCCAGAACGCGGGCCACCGCCCCGTGTTGCTGGCAGGTGGCGGCACCGGCCTCATCGGTGACCCGCGCGACGTCGGCGAGCGCACTCTCAATTCCGAGGAGACCGTGCGGGAGTGGGCGGAGAACCTGCGAGGTCAGCTCGCCAAATTCGTCGACTTCGATCACGAGTCCGTGCCGCCGGTCGAGGTCAACAACCTCGACTGGCTCGGGCAGATGACCGTGCCCGTCTTTCTGCGCGATGTCGGCAAGCACTTCTCGGTCAACACGATGCTGGCGAGGGAGACCGTCCGCAGGCGGCTCGACACCGATGGCATGTCGTACACGGAATTCAGCTACATGCTGTTGCAGGCGACCGACTACCGCGAGCTGTTCGCGCGTCACGGCGTGAAGCTCCAGGTCGGTGGATCCGATCAGTGGGGCAACATCGTCGCGGGAGTCGACCTCGTTCGGAGGGTGCACGGCGCGCAGGTGCACGCGCTCACGACGCCGCTCGTCACCGACTCGGAAGGCCGCAAGCTCGGTAAGTCGACGGGTGGCGGCAACGTCTGGCTCGACGCGACGATGACCTCGCCGTACGCCTGGTACCAGTACTTCCTCAACGTGCCGGACGCCGACGTCGTGAAGTACCTGAAACTCATGACCTTCCTCGGCAGGGACGAGATCGACGAGCTGGAACGGGAGACGACGGAGCGGCCGTCGGCGAGGCTCGCCCAGCGCAAGCTCGCGCAGGAGCTGACGGATCTCGTGCACGGGCCAGACCAGACGAGGCAGGTCGTCGCGGCGAGCAAGGCACTGTTCGGCAGGGGAGAGCTCGCCGAGCTGGACCGGTCGACGCTGGACGCGGTGATGGCGGAGGTCCCCTCCGGCGAGGTGGCGTTGTCGAGCGAACCGTCGATCGTCGACCTGCTCATCGCGGGAGGTCTCGTCGACAGCAAGGGCGCGGCGAGGCGCATCGTCAAGGAAGGCGGTGCCTACGTCAACAACACCAAGATCACCGATGAGGACTGGCGGCCCACCGCCGCCGACGCGCTTCCTGGCCACTGGCTGGTGGTGCGCAGGGGCAAGCGGAACCTCGCCGGGGTCCTCTTGCGGGGCTGA
- a CDS encoding DNA-3-methyladenine glycosylase yields MAREELAIDPVDLARKLLGGVLESRTPEGIVRLRLAEVEAYRGLDDPASHCYRGRTPRNDVMWGPAGHLYVYFVYGMHFCANVVGLSDGQPGAVLLRAGEVVEGADLARKRRPTARGNGHVAKGPAVLTSVLGLDRAHNGIDLTDSSASVRLLAGESVADERIRSGPRVGVAAAIDIPWRFWIDGSPAVSTYRRGGRVRPRAER; encoded by the coding sequence ATGGCGCGCGAAGAGCTCGCCATCGACCCCGTCGATCTGGCAAGGAAGCTGCTCGGCGGCGTGCTGGAGTCGCGTACCCCTGAGGGGATCGTGCGACTCCGGCTCGCCGAGGTCGAGGCGTACCGGGGGCTCGACGACCCCGCTTCGCACTGCTATCGGGGCCGGACTCCGCGTAACGACGTCATGTGGGGTCCGGCAGGGCACCTGTACGTCTATTTCGTGTACGGCATGCACTTCTGCGCCAACGTCGTCGGGCTCTCCGACGGACAGCCCGGCGCGGTGCTGCTGCGGGCGGGTGAGGTCGTCGAGGGCGCCGACCTGGCGAGAAAGCGGCGCCCTACCGCGAGGGGCAACGGGCACGTCGCGAAAGGTCCCGCGGTACTGACCTCGGTGCTCGGTCTCGACAGGGCGCACAACGGCATCGACCTGACCGACTCGTCGGCTTCGGTCCGGCTGCTCGCCGGCGAATCCGTCGCCGACGAACGGATCCGTTCCGGCCCGAGGGTGGGCGTCGCCGCGGCCATCGACATCCCGTGGCGGTTTTGGATCGACGGATCACCCGCGGTCAGTACCTACCGCCGGGGAGGCAGGGTCCGTCCCCGGGCCGAGCGCTGA